Proteins found in one Aquibium microcysteis genomic segment:
- the gatB gene encoding Asp-tRNA(Asn)/Glu-tRNA(Gln) amidotransferase subunit GatB, translating into MSIIDTRTPDPKRLISGATGDWEVIVGLEVHAQVSSNSKLFSGAATDFGSAPNDNVSLVDAAMPGMLPVINEECVKQAIRTGLGLKAQINLKSVFDRKNYFYPDLPQGYQISQFKQPIVGEGKVIVSVGPDRQGQFEDIEVGIERLHLEQDAGKSMHDQHPTMSYVDLNRSGVALMEIVSKPDIRSADEAKAYVTKLRTIMRYLGTCDGNMDEGSLRADVNVSVRKPGGEFGTRCEIKNVNSIRFIGQAIEAEAQRQIAILEDGGRIDQETRLFDPVKGETRSMRSKEEAHDYRYFPDPDLLPLEFDQAYVDALASALPELPDQKKERFVSVMGLSAYDASVLVAEKAVADFFEKVAEGRDGKTAANWVINDLLGALNKSGKTIEETPVSAAQLGAIIDLIKDGTISGKIAKDLFEIVWTEGGDPRDLVESRGLKQVTDTGAIEKAVDAVIAANPDKVEQARAKPTMAGWFVGQVMKSTGGKANPQAVNDLVKAKLGIE; encoded by the coding sequence ATGAGCATCATCGACACCCGCACGCCCGACCCGAAGCGGCTGATTTCCGGCGCCACCGGCGACTGGGAGGTGATCGTGGGACTGGAGGTCCATGCCCAGGTGAGCTCGAATTCGAAGCTGTTCTCGGGGGCCGCGACCGATTTCGGCTCGGCGCCGAACGACAACGTCAGCCTGGTCGACGCGGCGATGCCCGGCATGCTGCCGGTGATCAACGAGGAATGCGTGAAGCAGGCGATCCGCACCGGTCTGGGGCTGAAGGCGCAGATCAACCTGAAGTCGGTCTTCGACCGCAAGAACTACTTCTATCCCGATCTGCCGCAGGGCTACCAGATCTCGCAGTTCAAGCAGCCGATCGTCGGCGAGGGCAAGGTGATCGTCTCCGTCGGTCCCGACCGGCAGGGCCAGTTCGAGGACATCGAGGTGGGTATCGAACGGCTTCATCTGGAGCAGGACGCCGGCAAGTCGATGCACGACCAGCACCCGACCATGTCCTACGTGGATCTCAACCGGTCCGGCGTGGCGCTGATGGAGATCGTGTCGAAGCCCGACATCCGCTCGGCCGACGAGGCGAAGGCCTATGTCACCAAGCTGCGCACCATCATGCGCTATCTCGGCACCTGCGACGGCAACATGGACGAGGGTTCGCTGCGCGCCGACGTCAACGTCTCCGTGCGCAAACCGGGAGGCGAATTCGGCACGCGCTGCGAGATCAAGAACGTCAACTCGATCCGCTTCATCGGCCAGGCGATCGAGGCGGAGGCGCAGCGCCAGATCGCCATCCTCGAAGACGGCGGCAGGATCGACCAGGAAACCCGGCTCTTCGATCCCGTGAAGGGCGAGACGCGCTCGATGCGCTCCAAGGAAGAGGCGCACGACTACCGCTACTTCCCCGATCCGGACCTGCTGCCGCTCGAGTTCGACCAGGCCTATGTCGACGCGCTGGCGTCTGCGCTGCCGGAACTGCCCGACCAGAAGAAGGAGCGCTTCGTTTCGGTCATGGGCCTGTCGGCCTACGACGCGTCGGTGCTGGTGGCCGAGAAGGCCGTCGCCGATTTCTTCGAAAAGGTGGCCGAGGGCCGCGATGGCAAGACGGCGGCGAACTGGGTCATCAACGACCTGCTGGGCGCCTTGAACAAGTCCGGCAAGACCATTGAAGAGACTCCGGTTTCCGCCGCCCAGCTCGGCGCCATCATCGACCTGATCAAGGACGGCACCATCTCCGGAAAGATCGCCAAGGACCTGTTCGAGATCGTCTGGACCGAGGGCGGCGACCCGCGCGACCTCGTCGAGAGCCGCGGTCTGAAGCAGGTCACCGACACCGGCGCCATCGAGAAGGCGGTCGACGCAGTGATCGCGGCCAATCCCGACAAGGTGGAGCAGGCCCGCGCCAAGCCCACCATGGCCGGCTGGTTCGTCGGCCAGGTGATGAAGTCCACCGGCGGCAAGGCCAATCCGCAGGCGGTCAACGACCTGGTGAAGGCCAAGCTCGGGATCGAATGA
- a CDS encoding NADH:ubiquinone oxidoreductase subunit NDUFA12 → MLKFLTQMFTWWNGQTLNTRFHTWRNGTFVGADEQGNRYYTGGVDSEGRQRRWVIYNGLSEATRVPPGWHGWLHHRVDVAPVQENYTPREWQKPHEPNHTGSWKAYRPKGSVLRPGDRPAVTGDYDAWTPGN, encoded by the coding sequence ATGCTGAAATTCCTGACCCAGATGTTCACCTGGTGGAACGGCCAGACGCTGAACACGCGCTTCCACACCTGGCGCAACGGCACCTTCGTCGGCGCCGACGAGCAGGGCAACCGGTACTACACCGGCGGGGTCGATTCGGAAGGACGGCAGCGCCGCTGGGTGATCTATAACGGCCTGTCGGAAGCCACGCGCGTGCCGCCCGGCTGGCATGGCTGGCTGCATCACCGCGTCGACGTCGCGCCGGTCCAGGAGAACTACACGCCCCGCGAATGGCAGAAGCCGCACGAGCCGAACCATACCGGCTCCTGGAAGGCCTACCGTCCCAAGGGTTCCGTGCTGCGTCCGGGCGACCGTCCGGCCGTCACCGGCGACTACGACGCCTGGACGCCGGGCAACTGA
- a CDS encoding DUF2155 domain-containing protein: MIAKASTRAARSLFCAVGLTLLAHAAAAQETQPTERIKNPVAEFTGIDKVTGRIITFDVYIDETVQFGALQVTPRICLSSPDTEEAKTDSFVEVDEITLDRKIRRIFTGWMFAESPGLNAVEHSVYDVWLKACKQSSDVPPPATAKAE; this comes from the coding sequence ATGATAGCCAAGGCATCCACACGCGCGGCCCGGTCGCTTTTCTGCGCGGTCGGTCTCACCCTCCTGGCTCACGCCGCCGCGGCGCAGGAGACGCAGCCGACGGAGCGCATCAAGAATCCGGTCGCCGAGTTCACCGGCATCGACAAGGTCACCGGCCGAATCATCACCTTCGACGTCTATATCGACGAGACGGTGCAGTTCGGCGCCCTGCAGGTGACGCCGCGCATCTGCCTGTCGAGCCCGGACACCGAGGAGGCCAAGACCGACTCCTTCGTCGAGGTCGACGAGATCACGCTCGACCGCAAGATCCGGCGCATCTTCACCGGCTGGATGTTCGCCGAGAGCCCGGGCCTCAACGCCGTCGAGCATTCGGTGTACGACGTCTGGCTGAAGGCCTGCAAGCAGAGTTCCGACGTCCCGCCGCCGGCGACCGCCAAGGCGGAATGA
- the accC gene encoding acetyl-CoA carboxylase biotin carboxylase subunit produces the protein MFQKILIANRGEIALRVLRAAKELGIQTVAVHSTADADAMHVRLADESVCIGPPPSRDSYLNIHQIVAACEITGADAIHPGYGFLSENARFADILAAHNITFIGPSGDHIRIMGDKIEAKRTAKRLGIPVVPGSDGAVTEEKEARRIAGEIGYPVIIKASAGGGGRGMKVARSEADLEIALATARTEAGAAFGDDAVYIEKYLEKPRHIEVQIVGDGRGGAIHLGERDCSLQRRHQKVWEEANSPALNAEERARIGAICANAIADLGYSGAGTIEFLYEDGEFYFIEMNTRLQVEHPVTEAITGIDLVHEQIRVASGGGLSVRQDEVRFQGHAIECRINAEDPRTFTPSPGTITHFHTPGGLGIRVDSGVYSGYRIPPYYDSLIGKLIVHGRNRVECMMRLRRALDEFVVDGIKTTLPLFRDLVGNGDIANGDYDIHWLEKYLAAKD, from the coding sequence ATGTTCCAGAAGATCCTCATCGCCAACCGGGGCGAAATCGCGCTCAGGGTCCTGCGCGCGGCCAAGGAACTCGGCATCCAGACGGTGGCCGTCCACTCCACGGCCGACGCGGACGCCATGCATGTGCGCCTCGCCGACGAGAGCGTCTGCATCGGCCCGCCGCCCTCGCGCGACAGCTATCTCAACATCCACCAGATCGTCGCGGCCTGCGAGATCACCGGCGCCGACGCGATCCATCCCGGCTACGGCTTCCTGTCGGAGAACGCCCGCTTCGCCGACATCCTGGCGGCCCACAACATCACCTTCATCGGCCCCTCCGGCGACCACATCCGCATCATGGGCGACAAGATCGAGGCCAAGCGCACTGCCAAGCGCCTCGGCATCCCGGTCGTCCCCGGCTCCGACGGCGCGGTGACCGAGGAGAAGGAGGCCCGGCGCATCGCCGGCGAGATCGGCTATCCCGTCATCATCAAGGCGTCGGCCGGCGGCGGCGGACGCGGCATGAAGGTCGCGCGCAGCGAGGCCGATCTCGAGATCGCGCTCGCCACGGCGCGCACGGAGGCCGGCGCCGCCTTCGGCGACGACGCCGTCTACATCGAGAAATATCTCGAGAAGCCGCGCCACATCGAGGTCCAGATCGTCGGCGACGGCCGCGGCGGCGCCATCCACCTCGGCGAGCGCGACTGTTCTCTGCAGCGGCGCCACCAGAAGGTCTGGGAGGAGGCGAACTCGCCCGCCCTCAACGCCGAGGAGCGCGCGCGCATCGGCGCGATCTGCGCCAACGCCATCGCCGATCTCGGCTATTCGGGCGCCGGCACCATCGAGTTCCTCTACGAGGACGGCGAGTTCTACTTCATCGAGATGAACACCCGCCTGCAGGTCGAGCACCCGGTGACGGAAGCGATCACCGGCATCGATCTCGTCCACGAGCAGATCCGCGTCGCCTCCGGCGGCGGCCTGTCGGTGCGCCAGGACGAGGTCCGCTTCCAGGGGCACGCCATCGAGTGCCGCATCAACGCGGAAGACCCGCGCACCTTCACGCCTTCGCCGGGCACCATCACCCATTTCCATACGCCCGGCGGCCTCGGCATCCGGGTCGATTCCGGCGTCTATTCCGGCTACCGCATCCCGCCCTACTACGACAGCCTGATCGGCAAGCTCATCGTGCACGGCCGCAACCGCGTCGAATGCATGATGCGCCTGCGTCGCGCGCTCGACGAATTCGTGGTCGACGGCATCAAGACGACGCTGCCGCTGTTCCGTGACCTCGTCGGCAATGGCGACATCGCCAATGGCGACTACGACATCCACTGGCTGGAAAAGTACCTCGCGGCCAAGGACTGA
- a CDS encoding LysE family translocator, with protein sequence MPAIEILLTFAVTTALFAFIPGPAMMYAAARTLAGGRSAGLMASLGIHIGCYAHVVAAAAGLSVLFHAVPALYLAVKLAGAAYLVWLGISLFRGSGGSSAGLPHDLPRKSGRRAFAESVVVEVLNPKTAIFFLAFLPQFVDPAATLPVWTQLLILGTVVNLTFSLADIVCVLIAGRLVEAMRHSSRAQRMAQRLGGGVLVGLGVQMALQRG encoded by the coding sequence ATGCCCGCCATCGAGATCCTTCTGACGTTCGCCGTCACCACGGCGCTCTTTGCCTTCATTCCCGGTCCGGCGATGATGTATGCGGCGGCGCGCACGCTGGCCGGCGGCCGGTCGGCCGGCCTGATGGCGAGCCTCGGCATCCACATCGGCTGCTATGCCCATGTGGTGGCCGCGGCCGCCGGGCTGTCGGTGCTGTTCCATGCGGTGCCTGCGCTCTATCTGGCCGTGAAGCTCGCCGGTGCCGCCTATCTGGTCTGGCTCGGCATCTCCCTCTTTCGCGGCAGCGGCGGATCGTCGGCCGGCCTGCCACACGATCTGCCGCGCAAATCGGGCCGGCGCGCCTTCGCCGAAAGCGTCGTGGTGGAGGTGCTGAACCCGAAGACGGCGATCTTCTTCCTGGCCTTCCTGCCGCAATTCGTCGATCCGGCGGCGACGCTGCCTGTCTGGACCCAGTTGCTGATCCTCGGAACGGTGGTCAATTTGACCTTCTCGCTGGCCGACATCGTCTGCGTGCTGATCGCGGGCCGGCTGGTGGAGGCGATGCGCCACTCGTCGCGCGCACAGCGGATGGCGCAGCGGCTCGGCGGCGGCGTGCTGGTCGGGCTCGGCGTGCAGATGGCGCTGCAGCGGGGCTGA
- a CDS encoding GNAT family N-acetyltransferase, translated as MKPDTTDLVIREAERTDVPAIVALFAADGVGGHGDSADPAALPDYFAAFDRIAASPADRLFVAERDGAVVGTFQTTLTPMMTGRGRLVMTVEGVQTRADRRGLGIGAAMMRHAVALARETGAGLVQLSSNARRTEAHRFYERLGFEKSHVAFKMKL; from the coding sequence ATGAAACCCGATACGACCGATCTCGTCATCCGGGAGGCCGAGCGCACGGACGTGCCCGCCATCGTCGCGCTGTTTGCGGCGGACGGTGTCGGCGGCCATGGCGACAGCGCCGATCCGGCGGCGCTGCCGGACTATTTCGCCGCCTTCGACCGGATCGCGGCGAGCCCCGCCGACCGGCTGTTCGTGGCCGAACGCGACGGGGCGGTGGTCGGCACCTTCCAGACGACGCTGACGCCGATGATGACGGGCCGCGGCCGGCTGGTGATGACGGTCGAGGGCGTCCAGACGCGGGCCGACCGGCGGGGGCTCGGCATCGGGGCGGCGATGATGCGGCATGCGGTGGCGCTGGCCCGGGAGACCGGCGCGGGGCTCGTCCAGCTTTCCTCCAACGCCCGCCGCACCGAAGCGCATCGCTTCTACGAACGGCTGGGATTCGAGAAGAGCCACGTGGCGTTCAAGATGAAGCTCTGA
- a CDS encoding DsbA family protein, whose protein sequence is MKKSFGLRASRLALLAGVLVSGTLVGPAGTIAAESAGEKTAGFTRAEIESIVREYLIANPEIMLEVQDALEARQRDQQQAAQLETIRDAADDIFNSGHDGVYGNPDAKYTLVEFFDYNCGYCKRALGDMLDMTKANPDVRFVLKEFPILGPDSQRAHVVGQAFQHLMPEKYGEFHVKLMSAAGRATEESAIKVALSLGADEAALRQEMKDPKIADVFNRTYEIANRLGITGTPSYVVGEEVVFGALGRDVLEQKIANLGQCGKATC, encoded by the coding sequence ATGAAGAAATCGTTCGGTCTGCGCGCCTCCCGCCTCGCCCTGCTCGCGGGCGTGCTCGTTTCGGGGACCCTGGTCGGGCCGGCAGGCACCATCGCCGCCGAGTCCGCGGGCGAAAAGACGGCCGGGTTCACCCGTGCCGAGATCGAATCGATCGTGCGCGAATACCTGATCGCCAATCCAGAGATCATGCTCGAGGTGCAGGACGCGCTCGAAGCCAGGCAGCGCGACCAGCAGCAGGCGGCCCAGCTGGAGACGATCCGCGACGCCGCCGACGACATCTTCAACTCCGGGCATGACGGCGTCTACGGCAATCCCGATGCCAAGTACACGCTGGTCGAGTTCTTCGACTACAATTGCGGCTACTGCAAGCGCGCGCTCGGCGACATGCTGGACATGACGAAAGCCAATCCGGACGTCCGTTTCGTGCTGAAGGAGTTCCCGATCCTCGGCCCGGATTCGCAGCGCGCCCATGTCGTCGGCCAGGCCTTCCAGCATCTCATGCCCGAGAAATACGGCGAGTTCCACGTCAAGCTGATGAGCGCGGCCGGCCGCGCGACCGAGGAGAGCGCGATCAAGGTGGCGCTGTCGCTGGGGGCCGACGAGGCGGCGCTGCGGCAGGAGATGAAGGATCCGAAGATCGCCGACGTCTTCAACCGCACCTACGAGATCGCCAACCGGCTCGGCATCACCGGCACGCCGTCCTACGTCGTCGGCGAAGAGGTGGTCTTCGGCGCGCTCGGCCGCGACGTGCTGGAGCAGAAGATCGCCAACCTCGGTCAGTGCGGCAAGGCCACCTGCTGA
- the accB gene encoding acetyl-CoA carboxylase biotin carboxyl carrier protein, with the protein MATKTPGIDQKLIRDLAGILNDTNLSEIEVEQGDLRIKVSRQATMVQAVAAPIAAPAAVYDRPAPVEAAKPSAPPSDKIVPSPMVGTAYASPSPGSPAFIEVGQKVREGQTLLIIEAMKTMNQIPSPRAGTVTQILFEDAQPVEFGEPLVVIE; encoded by the coding sequence ATGGCGACCAAGACCCCCGGCATAGACCAGAAGCTCATTCGCGACCTGGCGGGCATCCTCAACGATACCAACCTCTCGGAGATCGAGGTCGAGCAGGGCGATCTGCGCATCAAGGTGTCGCGTCAGGCGACGATGGTCCAGGCCGTGGCCGCTCCGATCGCAGCCCCCGCAGCCGTCTACGACCGCCCGGCGCCGGTCGAAGCCGCCAAGCCCTCGGCCCCGCCGTCCGACAAGATCGTCCCCTCGCCGATGGTTGGCACCGCCTATGCCTCTCCCTCCCCCGGCTCGCCCGCCTTCATCGAGGTCGGCCAGAAGGTGCGCGAGGGGCAGACGCTGCTGATCATCGAAGCCATGAAGACGATGAACCAGATCCCCTCCCCGCGCGCCGGCACGGTCACGCAGATCCTGTTCGAGGATGCGCAGCCGGTCGAGTTCGGCGAGCCTCTCGTCGTGATCGAGTAG
- a CDS encoding GNAT family N-acetyltransferase, protein MFIRTAGPNDLPAIRTLLVETWHATYDGLYGVAKVTEITNDWHSLRVLKAQLDQPDAEFVVADDGVAIAGMAFACAADEGKTVTLSQLYVRPDRQGQGIGGMLLDEIIDSFPDAERIRLEVEPANARAIAFYRAQGFVEIGRTENCGRGQSGIPALILERVFG, encoded by the coding sequence ATGTTCATCCGCACCGCCGGCCCCAACGACCTGCCGGCGATCCGGACGCTTCTGGTGGAGACATGGCACGCCACCTATGACGGCCTCTACGGCGTGGCGAAGGTGACGGAGATCACCAATGACTGGCACTCGCTGCGCGTGCTGAAGGCGCAGCTGGACCAGCCGGACGCCGAGTTCGTGGTGGCCGACGACGGCGTGGCGATCGCCGGGATGGCCTTCGCCTGCGCAGCGGACGAGGGCAAGACCGTGACGCTGTCGCAGCTCTACGTCCGGCCGGATCGCCAGGGGCAGGGGATCGGCGGGATGCTGCTCGACGAGATCATCGACAGTTTTCCGGATGCCGAGCGAATCCGGCTCGAGGTCGAGCCGGCCAACGCCCGCGCCATCGCCTTCTATCGCGCGCAGGGCTTCGTCGAGATCGGCCGCACGGAGAATTGCGGGCGCGGACAGTCCGGCATCCCCGCGCTGATCCTGGAGCGCGTGTTTGGCTAA
- the aat gene encoding leucyl/phenylalanyl-tRNA--protein transferase, producing MERPFAPGHRIPPDLLLKAYASGVFPMAENADDPEVFWVRPETRGIIPLDAFHVPKSLAKTIRRQVFSIDVDRDFSAVIDGCAQSREVRPSTWINGPIREAYGILFERGHCHTVEARRDGRLVGGLYGVTLGRTFFGESMFSLETDASKVCLVALVERLRDRGFILLDTQFTTEHLKRFGAVDVPRRKYEKMLAEGISGKAVFYP from the coding sequence ATGGAACGTCCCTTCGCGCCCGGCCACCGCATCCCGCCGGACCTTTTGCTCAAGGCCTATGCCTCGGGCGTCTTCCCGATGGCCGAGAATGCCGACGATCCGGAGGTGTTCTGGGTCCGTCCAGAGACGCGCGGCATCATCCCGCTCGACGCCTTCCACGTGCCGAAGAGCCTGGCGAAGACGATCCGGCGGCAGGTCTTCTCGATCGATGTCGACCGCGATTTCTCGGCCGTCATCGACGGCTGCGCGCAGTCGCGCGAGGTTCGCCCGTCGACCTGGATCAACGGGCCGATCCGCGAGGCCTACGGCATCCTGTTTGAGCGCGGCCACTGCCACACGGTCGAGGCGCGACGCGACGGCCGGCTCGTCGGCGGCCTCTACGGGGTGACGCTCGGGCGCACCTTCTTCGGCGAGAGCATGTTCTCGCTGGAGACCGATGCCTCGAAGGTCTGCCTCGTGGCCCTGGTGGAGCGTCTGCGGGACCGCGGTTTCATCCTCCTCGACACGCAGTTCACCACCGAGCACCTGAAGCGCTTCGGCGCCGTCGACGTGCCGCGGCGAAAATACGAAAAAATGCTCGCCGAGGGCATTTCGGGCAAGGCCGTCTTCTACCCCTGA